The window acaaaccaaaccaaccctaaCTATTTGCCAGCCTTTCGCATTTTCGTTCTAAAGATTTCCGTAATTTTTTTCACGGCATAAATTGGCTAGCTCTGAACCCCTCAAATCTCTCAACAACTTTTCATCTCTCATGCTTTGGCCATCCATTCCACGACTAAAGTTTAAGAGATCTTTCTAACATAATAAAAAGTGCCTTTTTTATATCATGGTAGGAGGAGTAACTTGCCGGCCAGCAATCCCATTCTCAGTTTCTCACCACATCACTTCACACCACACCAAGCAGCAGCTCAACTGCAAGGCCAGAAAGAACAGGAGCGCTCCACCGGTAGATATGAGTAGAGTAGCAGTAGTACTAGAGTGGTAGTTGCGCAATTGTGCTGTGGTATACACACTCTCCGCGTTCTGGTCTGGCATAGGATTCTTGTTGGGCCGCTGTTGAGTTTTGGGGGCCGCTACTGCAAGTAGCCAAGTACGCAccggaaaaaaaatttaacgcCTTGAAAAGTGAAAACccagaggaggagaagaaaaaaaaaggaaaaaagaattcCCAACAAAAGCTGCCCCCACCGGGCTAAAAAAATCGGctcagccttttttttttccctttcttcaaTCCCTTTTATCCTCTTGCCTAATAGAAAcccacacacaaacacacatgAATTCGCAGGAGCTTGCAGGGTGgtgagagaggaaggggagagtgagagagacaAAGCATAAAGGCGAGGAGCTGGATGCCGTGAAGAAATCTTTAGcctgagagagagggagagtgagagaagaagaagggagGGTGATTGCTCTGATCTGGAGCTGGTTGGGGGGAAAGGAGTTGGGAGAATCTCATGGGAGCTGTGATGAAATGGGGGAGGAGAAGCTCCTTGATCCGTTCTTGAGCCGGGAAATTTGATCTTTTTAAGCTGCGGGGTTGGGGGGAAATTTGGATCTTGAGGCTACCCGAGCGCGAAGCCTGGTTTCTTCCGGTGCTCCGTTGCTGCATTGCCTTGTTGCCCCCAGATCCGAGCTGCCGTGCGAGGGAAACTCGGATCTTTGCTTGCGCTCTCCCCAAATCCGCCCAAAATTTGGGCTCTGGAGCAAGCTGTGTTCGTGGTAGCCCCCCGTGCTTCAAATCCTTTTCAGAAAGTTCATTTGTTTAGTTGGGGGTTAGATATGGCAGTGATGCGGACTACTTTATGAGGTGTCTCCtgccatttttttttagagTAGATTCGTCAGTAATGGCGGATCTTGCcatggagtagtagtagtagtagtagtagtagtagtagcagggGGTTCCTTCGGTGATAGCGAAGGGTGCTTAGCCATTAAGCGGCGGCGATGTCTCTGAAGAGCATTGTGCGGGAGCTGAGGGAGATGAGGGACGGCATCGGCAGCATGTCGAGGCGAGCCGCTGAcgggcgcgccggcggcgggcgcggcggctcgcggcATTCTTGGCCGGTCCTGTGgtcggagcagcagcagccgccgcagcagcagcagctgcagcgtcaggagcatcagcagcagcaggggcgGTGGGCGAACCTGCCGCCGGAGCTGCTGCTGGACGTGATCCAGAGGGTGGAGGCCAGCGAGGCGAcgtggccggcgcggcggcaggtggTGGCGTGCGCCGCCGTCTGCCGCTCGTGGCGCGAGGTCACCAAGGAGGTGGTGAAGACGCTCGAGGAGTGCGGCAGGATCACCTTCCCCATCTCCCTCAAGCAGGTAACAAAGCTTCTCCGTCTCTCCATGCCGGTGATAGTTTGGATTTCTCCATGGTTAACTTTGTGGATTGCTGCAGCCGGGGCCTCGTGAGCATCCAGTGCAGTGCTTTGTGAGGAGGGACAGGGCGACTTCCACCTATCTCCTCTACCTGGGGCTCAGCCCATGTAAGTTAAATTTACATCTCTGTTTTTGGTTGTTGACAAAATATATGGCTTACAAATCTTGTTCTACTACCAATTTATAAGAGTATCATGTACCATCAGTCCATCAGTATTCAGTACTAGTCCAGTTCATCTGCATCAAGATGTGTTGTTTCTGCCATTTGCAACAGTGAAAAACCAGAATAAGCTGTTTGAATGAGTTACTACCATTGTTAATTCGGTTTACCGAAATCTGTGTCAGGTAATGAATTGTGTTCCTTAAGGCTAAGGTTAGGGGAATGCAATCTGCTATGGGTGTTTCATATGCATAGCAAATTTTCATTATTTACACGAGCAGATGTTTTCTAGTGCCTGCATGTATATGAAGATTTTGTTTGTCCTGCCTGTCTTTGAGCGCTACATTATGCAAAAATTCAACCGCGGAGGAGTACTCAGTGACAAGAAAAGATAATGTTCGCCTTTTCCGATCACATCAGCTGAACTGGTTGCTCCTCCAGATCGAGAAGGAAACCAACTGTGACTAATAAACATAGAGCCTGTAAAGGTTGTTTCAACGCACTTGGCTACCTCATTAACACAAGTCTTTGTAGCGTAGCAAATGTACAAGATCCTAAGCTGAACCTAACCGTTGAACGTGCGGTGCTTTACTATTTTCCGGAATAGGTTAGACAATATGTGCAGGCAATCCATGATATGCATGCCATTCTGCAGATTCCTATTCACTCTAGATGCATAAATATCTACTTCTAACCCCCCTATCTACCAGGCTGTGGGTGCAGTCCACAACAAACTTGGTACGTATGCTGTttagtacttcctctgtcccaaaatataagaacctaggatcgtgtccagattcgtagtactaggaaatgTCTCATCCGATTcgaagttcttatattttgggacggagggagtaggatgtATTATAAGGGCTAAATAGCTCATCTCCtgttttgaaaatttgaatAGAGCTAATATGGAACTCAGAATACGGACAATTAATGTTGACTACATCACTAACTATTATTCTATTTATGAATGCAGCTCTACATGGAGAAAACGACAAGCTTTTGCTTGCAGCACGCAAGATTAGGCGTGCGACCAGGACTTCTTTTGTGATCTCACTGGTCTCCAATGACTTCTCTCTATCCAGTAGCACCTATGTTGGTAAACTGAAGTAAGCACTTTATAATGTTGACTTTAAGTAATTTGGTTATTCTCTTACTTCTAGAAAGCTCACTCAAATTTATTCCCCTGTATCAGACCAAACTTCCTTGGCACAAAGTTTACAATCTTTGACAGCCAGCCTCCTTGCGATGCTGTAGTGTTGCCAAACAACCGACCAAGCAAACGACATTTCAAGCAAGTATCACCGCGATTGCCACTAGGCAATTACAATGTTGCTACGGTCTCATATGAGCTCACTGTCCTACGTAATCGAGGACCAAGGAGAATGCAATGCACCATGCACTCTATACCGGCATTGTGTATTCAGGAAGGTGGGAAGGCCCCAACCCCTACCGGCATCATCCACTCACTTGACGAACAAGTTCCCGCCTTATCAACTAGCAAAGGAAAGGAACCAGCCATAGAATTTTCATCGACAAGCCTCAGCGCTGATTTGTCTGGACCGGTCTGTACAAATGAAGTGCCTCTTGTTCTGAAGAACAAAGCTCCCCGCTGGCATGAGCAGCTGCAGTGCTGGTGCCTCAACTTCCGAGGGCGTGTTACAGTAGCATCAGTCAAGAACTTCCAGCTCGTTGCCTCAGTTGATCCTTCCCTTGGTATCCCTGCGGCAGAGCAGGAGAAGGTCATCCTCCAATTTGGGAAAATCGGAAAGGATATATTCACAATGGATTATAGGTACCCGCTCTCGGCGTTCCAGGCATTTGCGATCTGCCTGACTAGCTTTGACACCA of the Oryza sativa Japonica Group chromosome 2, ASM3414082v1 genome contains:
- the LOC4330460 gene encoding tubby-like F-box protein 5; protein product: MSLKSIVRELREMRDGIGSMSRRAADGRAGGGRGGSRHSWPVLWSEQQQPPQQQQLQRQEHQQQQGRWANLPPELLLDVIQRVEASEATWPARRQVVACAAVCRSWREVTKEVVKTLEECGRITFPISLKQPGPREHPVQCFVRRDRATSTYLLYLGLSPSLHGENDKLLLAARKIRRATRTSFVISLVSNDFSLSSSTYVGKLKPNFLGTKFTIFDSQPPCDAVVLPNNRPSKRHFKQVSPRLPLGNYNVATVSYELTVLRNRGPRRMQCTMHSIPALCIQEGGKAPTPTGIIHSLDEQVPALSTSKGKEPAIEFSSTSLSADLSGPVCTNEVPLVLKNKAPRWHEQLQCWCLNFRGRVTVASVKNFQLVASVDPSLGIPAAEQEKVILQFGKIGKDIFTMDYRYPLSAFQAFAICLTSFDTKPACE